DNA from Daucus carota subsp. sativus chromosome 1, DH1 v3.0, whole genome shotgun sequence:
TATGATAAAGGTTGTGAATATATATCTCGGCTCACCTGTATTTATAAATTGCATGTAGAAGCTGAACTAAAGCAAGAAGCATAAACACCAGCCTGACCGAATTTGTCACTGATTCACGACGATCAATGCTATTTGTCCAGTACTTCAGTATGATGAATTCAATCAAGAATGCAGCACATAGCCCTGCACAAATTAAACAGTTAAATGACTAATTACAGGGTAAATACGCAACTAGGTTCAacattttattcaaattatgaAGATGCATACCCATATAAAGCCTGGATCTCACGGTGTATGTTTGCTTGGTACTGGTGAACATGTAGATGATAAAAATTGCTATCGAGTACACAATGAATGTTTTGATTAGTCGGGATTCGAGCAGAATAGCATTATGCAGAGCAAAGAGCTTGTCTATTGCAAGAAACATGGTTGCTTGCTTAGATTCAAAGGCTTCCTGTAAAGCAAAAATACCACTACCATTACATAACATATAGATGAACAGGGGCAGATCTATAGTAAGAGACACGAGTAGACACGTGTCCctcctaatttatttattttttgacattttttcaccgttctaaattttataaattgttgAAGTGTCCCAGAAAATGTGAAAACATATAGGTGTTTTCCAAAAATTCGTTTGGTGTTCTCTTAAGATTTCAATCCTAGATCCGCCTCTATAGATGAATGTGCATTATCAGAATAGTATATCTAACAAGCAACTTACCTGAGCTGCCAAGATTTTCTCCGAATTCTGGACCAAATGGTCGTGAGTTTGACCTAGTTGTTTTTGTCGATTCAGAAGCTCTTCTTGCTGCTTATGACCAAATTCAGCTAACTGTTGCATAATAACCCTgcaaaataaattaagaaaatgacTTGATTAGCACTGCCATTCTTAAGATTTTCAAATATAGTGCACTTTCCACGAACTTACTTGCTTTCCTGAAGTGCCTGAGACATAAAATCATTCAGTCTGCGAAGACCTTCAACAGCTGCTGATTGTCCGGCCAGAAGTTCATTTTGCTTATCAAGAGTAACTTCTGTTACATTCCCAATGTCTTCGGCTGTGGTTTGCAAACTACTCAATTGCGACGACATTGAATCCCCAACCTTAATGATGTGACTTCGTATTTCTACCGTTTTATTTCCCAAGTGACTAATGTCCTGATCTAGTTTGTTGTGAGAATTATAAAGCATTGTCATTCCTTCTTCCAATGTTTCAAGCATCTTTCCTTGCCCTTCACGAAGTTCTCCTTGAGAAGTTGCTATCCCCGCAGATAGCTCATAAATTGATTCAGAGTTGGTTAACACAAGATCCACATGATTTCCTACATTTTTCAAGGTATGAGCCACTTGGTTGGTATGAAGATCAACCAACGATAAAGAttctttgatttgatttgagCTCTCTATCAGTCCGTTTGCTCGCTCTTCTATATTCCCAATCCTGTCCTCTGTATCCTCTGCAATATTCTTTAAGTCATTTACCAACCTCTCCATTTGACGCTTGAATGCATCAGCCCTGGCATAAAAAGAAAGACGCGATACTATTAATTTCTttagaaaaatttaataaagtttaAATTATTCCCCAGTCACGAACCACAAAACAAAGGAGACAGATGCTTACTGTAATTGATGACAAATAGAGGTGGTTTCAAGAAAAAACTCGAGAAAGACCTTATGAGCACTCTCATCTAATTTTTTACGACAACTAATCATGGAAGATTTCACATCACAGTAGGGAAAATCAGGCCTTCCAGAATCCCTTTGAAAGCAATCACTGAGATGCCAGGCAAATCTAGCCCGCATCTCTTCACCAGCAAGAATCTCCGAACACCCTGcaaacaattttttataagCATTCTGCCAGCAAGAATTCGAGGACACCACCATTCTCCTCGCGTTCTCCACCAATTTCATTCCTTTCTGATTATTCAGAGGCTCCATAGAAAATTCTGCTATCATATCCTTCGAATTGGCCTCAGTTTCTCGGTACTGATATTTCTCATGAGCCTCTCTAGAGGAGAACCACCAACCGGCCACTGGCTGATAGTTGTGCAAAAGCAAGATAAAGGCCAATGCAAATTCAATATAAAGCCGTCGCATTTCAGTTCCTTTCCTAGTTATCATACTACTAGCCTGTAATCAACAAAAAAACAGACTGATTTGCGAAAAtggtatataaaaaattataaaactgatTCTTAAAACTCTTGTAATAGTAAGCAATCTTTCAATTATTAATCATAGAACGAAAGGCAATCATCGTTTTTTCAAGAATGGGAATAACATAAGAAGCCATAAAGACAGGCAATAACAGGAAACAGAAGGCTCTAATACTCTTCAGTTTCttaacttttttacacgtactttttaagaattttaacaaaatgaaaattaaaacttttaaaaatgcCTGCAAAAAAGTCGGAAGAGACTAACATATAAAAACAGAAGATCGGagtattaattttcattttctgacAGTTTTACGGAACTCCAGTCATGACTTAAATTACCACAGAAACGCACATAAATCGCGATATCAGAACGATACGAGCAAAATCATGATCAAATAACAGAATTAATGTAAACAAAAAATTCCCAGGAAGCAAGTGTAAAGAATTCACTGTACTTCGTCAAAATCCATTTTGTTCTCAAATTAAAAACCTCTAACCACCTTGAAACCTTAAAAAAACCTATTAATTCGGGAAAAAAAACTGAACATGATTTTATCTAGAATCTGTACCTTGTTTATAAGATTGTCCCTTTTGGTTTGATAAGAGGGGAAGATAAATCTATTGACTTGTCACGACTTGCCTACGTAACAACCTCTTGGTCCAATGATATCAGTTCCGTTTACCGGATGTCGAGGTATGTCGCTCCGTTTACGGGATGTCGATGGATGTGTTCCAGAGTGTGCTTGACTATAAGAAAAAAATAGGAGTATTGCTTTTTAATCATGGCTTGGATGTGTAATGTATGGATGTATATATAGGTGTTTATGGAGCAAGAATTTAGAAGGCCAAAACTTAGGCGCCAAGTTGTGTTGCATGCTACAAAGAAAGTGGTTTGGACACGTGTATAATACCTTcctaaatcattattttatttagatttttgaaatcgTTCTGAATAGATTATAATTCGAGTCCGATAATTGCATTATGGGATCAAAATCTGCAAAAAAGGAAATATAAAACTAGGAGATACCATAACAAAGTGGAAGCAGAGCGATGGAGAAAAATATCGTGGTATATTGGTAAGTTAAAAATGTAGCGGCTTAttgtatctcgagatacaactcatcatctacgagtatgtagacctgataaaaaaataataataatgtattaCCCGAGTTAAATTTtggaagagaaaaaaaaagagagccAAACAGTTAGGAGGGAAGATGAAAATATTGACTTTTGATTGGAACTAAATTGTGTAACTGACAATTGAAGTCTGGTAACAAGGACCACGGTGTTCATTAATTGGTTTTTGACTTGAtaatcttattaattatttgaaaataatttttgataagACAAAAAAACTTGTCTGATAATTGAAATTCTCAGGTTTCGGCAGAGAAAGATGTTTCCTCAAAAAATTTGGccttcaaatttattaatatcacaTCACCGAAAGAATTGTTGTTATAACACTCTCGTGTTTTAACtcgtataaaatataattcaataatttatttttaaaaaattatttttaaataaaaatttggatattaaattattttttttgagaaataaatatatcatCACTTAACAGACTCAACAGACTCCTTCCTCTTATCGCTTAACAAATATATGATCACTTAAATAAAACATACATACACTTCAAGAGTTCAAGTAGTTTCAGTTATCTGTTTAAACTGCAGAAACTCTGAGATAGTTAAGTTCAAATGTAAGATTCAAGGGCACCACAAACTGAGAATCACGCGATAAATTCTCTTGAAACATTTCAGTGGAGGAGCTCCTGGTAAACTGGATCAATGCTTTCTTTCCACTTTCCATAATACAACTCCAGAAGTTTCTCTGCAGGTGTTACACCTGTTAGAAGCCATGGACAACAAAATCAATTACTAGGCACCGACTGATTCTATGATGGATAGGCACAACATATTTACGCGAAAAAGATGGACCATTAGGAGCCTTGGACAACCAATCAATCAGGCATTAACTGAATTCAATTAAAAGTTTGCatggtttatcctctgttgtctcgGGACAACCGGGTTCGGCTCTGTCTCATCCCGAgaagtattagaacagatactcatttgtaaggcatataagcctaaattgtcaaaaaaaaaaaaaaaaacttgcatGGTTTTGATTGTGTTAATACCTGTTTCAGCCACTTCTGCCACTTCATTCAGAATCGCTGTTTCATTAAGGCCTCTCCTTTCCAAGCCATCCTACCCGAAAGAGCAATCAGATATGGAGATATATGGACAAGTTTATGCACTAGTATCATGTTACCTTTGCTAGTTGCACGACTTCTTTGGCGACGTCCCTCAGTAATCCTCCTCGGAATGGTGTTTTTAGTCCAGTCACCGGGGCCTGCAAAGAGTTATGCTATTAGTTTACCTCCATAACATTGAATTGGTGACAAATAACCCGAAATTAGCACCAACATTGAGCCTGGAATTAACTAATTACCTGCATTCTCAGCATTTCTCTTTCTTCCGCTGTCCAGTCAGCTATCATGTCCAGAACCTTTTGCAGAGAGACCTCATCGTATAATATACCGACCTGAAGTTTGTTGTTTAGTAAATGGTTTGCAGAACAGAATTATGAAAATGATGATAACAGGAAAGCTGATATATTACCCAAAACGCAGGCAAAGCACATGAACTCCTCCAAGGTCCTCCATCAGCACCCCTCATCTCCAGGTATCGTTTAAGCCTGACCTCGGGAAATAAGGTTGTCAGATGATTCTCCCAATCATTGATATTGGGGTATTCACCAAGAACTGGAGCAAGTTTTCCGGCCAAAAAGTCCTACACAAAGTATCAAACAAGTAACATAGATCTTCTTATGAAAACGAGTAACTTAGAAATGAAAACGAATACAGTTGAGAACTAGAAGGAACAGGTGGAAACCCGGAAGGATAGTCCGGTACAGTCAATATACTTCTGCTTCCGGTAGACAAAGTACATTGGGACATCGAGAGCATATTCGACGTACTGCTCAAACCTGTCTCAATCAGTCATTGCAGTAGAATTTTATCAACTAGTTTATATTGCCTATGAACCATGACtgcaaaattttatcaactagtTTCAGGTATTGACATATCTAAACAAGATTCACAAAGATATACCCGAAGGAATCCTCAAACACGAAGGGAAGCATTCCAGCTCTATTTTCATCAGTCTGAGTCATTCTTTGGCTGATGAAGCAGAGGAGTTACAATAGGTAGAGAGTAAAAGAAATACTgagaaaagaaatttttataGGCTACAACTAGAGGCCAGCTTATGCAGACCATCTCACACTGAGGTAACCACTTGGTTTCCCGTCTGTGAAAGGCGAATTTGCCATCAACGCTGTTGCAATCTGTTCGTTCATACCACAAGTAAGTTTCTACCTATAAATCATTGCAagtaaaaagataaaattttctCACAGGCTGTAACGCAAGACTAGCACGGAATTTCCTAACCATGTCAGCTTCAGAACTGAAGTCCAGATTAACCTATTTAAGGTAAAGGGGGATTCTGTCAAATATTTTGCCATTTGGAGTTGGATAATGATGAAGGGTAGTAAACTCACCTGAACAGCACAAGTCCTGAGCATCATATCTAGTCCAAGTGTTCCCACTTTGGGCATGTAATTCCTCATAATCTCGAATCTTTTCTGCAGATAAAAGTTTCAGCATTATAAGTACACTGCTCTTAATATTCGCTGAATTATGGCCTTCTAATCGACAAAAGCAAGTACTATGACTGGCAGCAATTTTCTCTTCATAGCGATAGTTAGAATACTAGCTTATACCTTAGGCATAAGAGGTATGTCATTCATTCCCCATTTAGGGTTGAAGCCAATTCCGAGAAAGCTGATTCCCATCTCTTCTGCTACAGATTTAACCTGTTAAGAGTAAAATGAACTAAATGCCACTATAAGATAGTAAATGAAACAAAGTTATGATACACACTGGATGTTAAGCTCGTGAAAGACCTGATAAAGGTGGGAATTAATCTCAGCACAAGTTTGATGTAAATTTTCAAGGGGTGCACCACTAAGCTCGAACTGACAACCAGGTTCGAATGACATACGTTGATTTTCCTGCTCAACAATCAACATAGACATTTAGTACACCAAAAAATTCAATCCCGCCAAGCGTTTTTTTTAAAAGCTTGACTACAATTCATACAGATATCTACTTAGAGTCAGGAAAAATGTATTACCCGCTCGAGTCCAATAATGAGGTCACCTTCCATGATCTTATCCCATCCAAATCTCTCAGAAATACGATACAGCAACTCAGATATCTGATCATGATTCATTGGGCGCAATgtttcagattgaaacccaaattTCTCGTGTTCAGTACCTATTCTGCAACACACAGTGTACAAGTTCAGCACTGCAGGTTAGAACATATCAGTTTCACCTCAAATGTCACGAAGAAAAAAGAGCATAAATTTTCAATGTGAACAACTTGAATAAGCATAATTTTCTTTAATCTAGTACCAACAAGAACTAAAACACACACCTCCATTTTTCCTTAGGCTTGCAACCAGAAGCTAGATACTCCACAAGATCCTCTTTCGTCAAAGGCTCTGCAGCAACCGCGACATCTTCTGTA
Protein-coding regions in this window:
- the LOC108225037 gene encoding protein GAMETE EXPRESSED 1, with the translated sequence MERLVNDLKNIAEDTEDRIGNIEERANGLIESSNQIKESLSLVDLHTNQVAHTLKNVGNHVDLVLTNSESIYELSAGIATSQGELREGQGKMLETLEEGMTMLYNSHNKLDQDISHLGNKTVEIRSHIIKVGDSMSSQLSSLQTTAEDIGNVTEVTLDKQNELLAGQSAAVEGLRRLNDFMSQALQESKVIMQQLAEFGHKQQEELLNRQKQLGQTHDHLVQNSEKILAAQEAFESKQATMFLAIDKLFALHNAILLESRLIKTFIVYSIAIFIIYMFTSTKQTYTVRSRLYMGLCAAFLIEFIILKYWTNSIDRRESVTNSVRLVFMLLALVQLLHAIYKYRDYETLNHEMLLTLVEKFNVMQKQKDLSHDMDSDEEWSAWIDSDLPEDVGLLEDPDFVIPEEVGENSIVSSTTTRRYNLRSRHR
- the LOC108204467 gene encoding glutamate--cysteine ligase, chloroplastic — its product is MAMCSSHCISYQSLRCKAGETVYANNVDASGMKRSCLGFASLSCDLRMTMRNLFVNGIGVSSRRGRHVVVASSPPTEDVAVAAEPLTKEDLVEYLASGCKPKEKWRIGTEHEKFGFQSETLRPMNHDQISELLYRISERFGWDKIMEGDLIIGLERENQRMSFEPGCQFELSGAPLENLHQTCAEINSHLYQVKSVAEEMGISFLGIGFNPKWGMNDIPLMPKKRFEIMRNYMPKVGTLGLDMMLRTCAVQVNLDFSSEADMVRKFRASLALQPIATALMANSPFTDGKPSGYLSVRCQRMTQTDENRAGMLPFVFEDSFGFEQYVEYALDVPMYFVYRKQKYIDCTGLSFRDFLAGKLAPVLGEYPNINDWENHLTTLFPEVRLKRYLEMRGADGGPWRSSCALPAFWVGILYDEVSLQKVLDMIADWTAEEREMLRMQAPVTGLKTPFRGGLLRDVAKEVVQLAKDGLERRGLNETAILNEVAEVAETGVTPAEKLLELYYGKWKESIDPVYQELLH